The Acidobacteriota bacterium genome contains the following window.
CACGGATGGTGTGGGTGTTGTCGAGATCGTAGCTGCCCACCCTCAGGTCGATGTCGGCCAGTCGGTTCCGTCCCTGGGAGCTTCCCGAGAAATAACCAAAGGACGCCCCCAATGACACCCGAACATTTTCGGTGACCTCGTAGCTGAGAAAGTAGAGCGGCGTCGGCTGTTTCGAGAACGCCTCGACCGAGCGTTGCAGCTCTTCCTTCATGGCGTCCAGCACCGGAGTGGCGCCGCGGGCCGGATGGCCGGCCAGGATCGATGGCGCCACCAGCAGGGTTGCAAACAGGAAGCCTCGGCGGGGTGATTTCATTCCATACCTCTCATCAAGAACAAATCGAAACGACCGTGATTGATAGGATTATTGAAACCATTGTAACCGTAAAACCGAACACCGACCAAAATACCTCCGGCAAGTCCGGCCTTGCCCTGCCGGGCAGACCATTCGAGCAAGAAACTGCCGATCGTTGCTAAAGACGAACCACGAATGAACACCAATAGACACAAATACCGATGGACCCTCCTATGCCGCGACGACGTCATGGGATGAAGCCCACCCGGGAACGCGGGCGTCCCGCCCGCACAAGTCTTGGCACAGCCTCGGCCAACCTTTCCACCCGGGTCGACCGGCAACGACTCCAGGACTCTGCTTCGGCCGAGCCCATCCCGTTCCCGCCGGCAGGGTGGCCGGGTGCCGCATCGCAGGGAAACTGAGCGGCGCGCAACGGGAGTGCATGCGGGCGGGACGCCCGCGCTCCCGGGTGGGCCGCTTCCCATCACTCTTGCTCCTCGATGGGGGGCGCGCCGGCTTGCCGGGCCGCAGCCCTGCCCATGCGGCAGATCCGTTTTGCTCCGTGTCCTTTAGTGGATCACTCTTTTTTTCGCTTGTTTCAAATCGCCACACTAGCCGTCAGCGGGGCTGATTCCATTCGAGGTGTTTGCGCAGAAAGCGGAAGGTCCCTTCCCCGTGGATCTCGTGCTCGCCTTCGAACCACTCGATCTCGGTGCGGCTGCCCAGGCCCAGTTCCCGGTAGAGACGCCGGACTTTGGCGTATTCGTGGGCCACCCACTCGTCCAGTCCCACGGCGTCCCGGTGCCCGCGCTCCACCATGAAGGGTCGGGGGAAGATCAGGTAGGCCATCTCCGCATAGTTGAAGCTCGTGCCCAGGCCGAATTCCGGCATTTCGTACTCTCCGGTAAACATGTAGCTGTTGGGCCAATCCACGGTCACGTTTTTCCAGAGCCACTGGTTGAAGTCCCCGGAGCAGATGGAGAGGGAGTAGTCCTCCAGAACCGCCGGGACTCGCATGGCGGTCTTGCCGCCGTAGCTGAGGCCATAGAAGCCGATCCGCTCCCCGTCCACCCAGGGAAGGGTCTTCAGCCAGTCCAGGATCCGGCGGTGCTGGCCCACGATGAAGGAAAAGATGGAAAGCTTGAGAGGGTTGGCCTTGCGCTGCAGCACCCGGAAGCGGTCTCCTCCACGGTAGGGGTTGTGGGGGGCGAAGACGATGAACCCCTCCTCGGCCAGGCGGGCAGCAAAGGCCCGGTAGTAGCGAAAACCATCGCCGTCCGTCCGAACCACGTCCTCGGGAAGCCCCTCCAGACCATGCTGAGCCACCACCACCGGGCGGCGTTCACCGGGTCGAAGGTCCTTGGGGACCAGCAGGAGACCCCAGGCGAAGACATCGCGCCAGACGTCCAGCACCACCTCGTATCCTGTCCACTTCGCGGTCTCCCGCCACCGGCGTGAACGCGGGTTGGCGGCAACCATGGGGTCTTCGATCTTGCCCAGGATCTCCTTCCAGAAGGTGGAGCGCCAGCGGGTCGCCTCGCGGGTGAAGGCCTCGGCCGACTCCCGGCTGGCCCGCTTCAGATAGCGCTGGTCCCGAAGCCGGTCCGAGATTCGCAGCAGGTGCTGAAGCCTCCCCTGGATGTCGCGGACCAGGCGCTGCTGCCGGTCGACCGGATCGGGCCCATTCCCCATGCGCTTTGGAGCCGCACCCGGAACTGCCGCAACCACCGCACCCTCCGCCAGGGGCGCCAGCAACCCCTGCAGCCCCGCCTCCGACCCCACCGAGACCGAACCGGCCCGCGGATCCTGGGGCACCAGCCGGACCCGGGACCAGGCTCCGGCGGGAAGGGCCGCCGCCCACTGCTCGAGCCGCTTGAATTCGGAGACCACCAGCTCGGCCGCCGGAGTTTCGATCCTGCCGGGAGCGGCCACGGACATGCGACCCTCTACAGGGGGTGGGGGACCCTCGACTCGAGGGGATTGCGAGTGCTCGATCACCAGGGTGCGCGGCAGCACCAGGCTCCCGATTTCGGCATCTCCGAACTCGGTCAGCAGGGCCCAGACGTTGCGGTAGATCGGCTCCTGCCAGACCGGTTCTCGAGCGGAAAAATAGCCGCTCACCAGGCAGGCATCGATCCTCGGATCGACCGCAGCCGCATAGAGAGCAAGCAGTCCTCCCTCGCCGTGCCCGGCCACGCCGATCCCGACTCCCGGCGGGGACCCCTCCTTCAGCCAGTCCACCAGGGCCAGGACCTTCTGAACTTCATACCCGATGGGGTGGCGTCCCAGCGGGTAGGCCATGCGGTAGAGCCATTCCCGGTGAGTCATGTTGGTCATGGCGCGCCTGGCGGGCTTGAGAGCCGGGTTGCCCGAAAACCGGCTGCCGCGGTCGACCAGGGCCGGCACGATCACCTGGCAGCCGGATTCCGCCAGGCGGAGCGCGAATCTGTCCTCGGGCCGAACTCCCGGTTGCAGGCCCACCAGTTGCTGCGGGGTAATGTCGGCATCCGGCAGCGCAATCACCCGGGCGATGGGAGTCCGGTTTCTTGGACTGAGCAGCAGTCCCTCGCCCTTCAGCCCTGGGATTACGTCCCAACGGACCTGCCGGACGGTCACCGTATCGCTCTTCGCCAGGGGCGCCCCTCCCTCGGACGAGAGGAACTCCAGCCGGGCCGGAGACCTGCGGTCGACCACTCCGATGATCTTGCGGAAACGCTCCCGGTTGGCCTCGATCGACCGGGCGTAGTCGGCCTCGGAGGAGAAGTCTCTGTTCCAGAAAGCCGCTCGCCCGTCAGGGGCCGCCTCCAGTCGGCGCATTAGGAAACGGTCGATCCCGGCCACCATTCGTGCCGACAGATCGCCCTCCCAGGTCAACTCGGCGGTGCCGGAAAGGTGCACGGGTTGCCGGGACAGGACCGTCGGTTCAGACGGCGCCGCCGAGCGCGCCGGAACCAGCAAAACCGCTCCGATAAGAAAAAGTCGCTTCCAGATGCACATGGGCTCACCATTTTCGCCTGAAACGCAGACTCCTGCAAAGGGAGTAGAATACGTTCAGCAGCTTCCCCCATTGGAACAGCCCCAAAAAAGGAAGATTAATGAAGACCGCGAGAGATTTTGCAGAATCGGCCAATCCGGTTCGAACAGGACTTGGGACCTGCCTGGCGATAGTTCTGACTGCGGCCGCGTGCAGCGGACCCGCGCCCGCCGAATTGGAGGTCACCGCCTCCCAGCGCGTGCATCCGGTGCTGATCCGGAATGAGCACAATTCCCTGATGCGGCTGGCGGTCGAAGCTCGAGAACCCGGCCTCAGCGTCCGATCCTTCACTTTCCGGCTGAGCGGCACCGACGATCCCAAGGATATCGAGTCGCTCGAGTTGTTCTATTCGGGCGACGGGAAGGATCTTCAGGCCGGAGACCGCTTCGGCGATCCCGCCGGCCCCGGGCCCGAACTGGTCTTTGAGGGCGACCGGGAACTCCCGCCGGGGAAACACGTCTTCTGGCTCTCCGTTCGGCTGCAGCCCGACGCCGACCTGGGGCACCGGGTGGACGCGGTCTGCACGGCCGTGGAAACCTCGGCGGGAACGGTGAAACCCGGGGACGAGACTCCCGAGGTCAGCAAGCGCATCGGGGTGGCTCTGCGCAAGCACATGGAAGAAGGGGTGCACACCTACCGCATCCCCGCTCTGGCCACCACTCCCAAGGGAACGCTGCTGTGCGTCTACGACTTGCGGAGACGGAAGTCGCGGGACCTGCAGGAAGACATCGACGTCGGGCTGAGCCGGAGCACCGACGGCGGCCGGACCTGGGGGACCCAGCGGGTGATCATGGACATGGGCGAATGGGGTGGGCGACCCCAGGAAGAAAACGGCATCGGCGACCCTGGCATCCTGGTCGATCCCAAGACCGGAGAAATCTTCGTCTGGGCCGTGTGGATGTGGGGCAAGCTGGGCAAGCACCAGTGGGTGGAGGACGGCTCCGAACCCGGCTTCGACATCGCCAAGAGCGCCCAGATCATGAGGGTCCGTTCCAGGGACGACGGCTTGAGTTGGACCGAGCCCAGAAACCTCACCCGCAAGCTGAAGCAACCGGAGTGGTGGCTCTTCGCCCCGGCGCCCAACCAGGGGATCGCTCTTTCCGACGGTACCCTGGTGATGCCGACACAGGGGCGCGACCGGACGGGATACCCGTTCGCCAACATCACCTACAGCCGCGACCACGGCGCCACCTGGACCGTGAGCAACCACGCCTTCAGCGGCGGCAATGAATCCCAGGCGGTCCAGCTCGGCGACGGGTCCATCATGCTGAACATGCGCAACGACCGCAGGGAACCCTACCGCGCCGTCTACGTTACCCGGGACCTGGGGAAAACCTGGGAGCCGCATCCCACCAATCGCAAGGCCCTGGTGGAACCCAACTGCAACGGAAGCCTGTACCGGTTCGACTACCGGGAAGAGGGAGAGTCGAAGATACTCCTGCTTTTCGCAAATCCCAACTCGAAAGAAGGGCGGCACCATCACACCTTGAAGCTCAGCTTCGACCAGGGCATGACCTGGCCGGAGGAACACCAGATCCTGCTGGACGAAGGCCGCGGGCGAGGCTACCCCAGCATCAGCCGGGTGGACGACCGGCACATCGGAATCGTCTACGAGGGAAGCCAGGCCGACCTGACATTCGAAAAGCTGTCGCTTGAGGAACTGCTGAAGCGGTGACGGCGAGGGGAGCGCACCTGCCGCGCTGAGGGCCCGAGAGACGGCTCAGGGCCAGCGAGCCGTCTCAGGGCTTGGCTGCGACCACCCGGTTTTTCAGGACCCCGACTCCATCGATTTCCACCGTGACCACGTCGCCGGGCTGCATTCCCTTGGTGGTTCCGGGGGTGCCGGTGAAGATGAGGTCCCCGGGTTCCAGGGTCACGTATCTGCTGATAAAGCTGACCGTCTCGGATATCCCGTGAATCATGTCGGAGATGCCGGCCTGCTGGCGCACTTCCCCGTTCAGCTTGAGGACCATCTTGAGCCGGCTGTAGTCCACCCCCGAGAGGATGTAGGGACCTGTCGGACTGAAGGTGTCGGCGCCCTTGGCCCGCCACCACTGCACGTCCCCCCTTTGCCAGGTCCGGGCGCTGATGTCGTTGCCGCAGGTAATCCCCAGCACATGGTCAAGGGCGGCCTCCTCGGAGACGTTCCGGGCCCGCTTGCCGATAACGACCACCACCTCGGCTTCGTAGTGCACCGGATCGGTGTCTGAAGGCTGGACGATCTCCCCGCCCTGACGCAGCAGTGAGGAAGGCAGCTTGATGAACGGCTGAGGATGGGGGCTCGGCTCGGCGTCCTCGTCGAGGTGGGACTTGTAGTTGCCCGCCAGTGCCAGCACCTTGGAGGGATTCCTGCTGGGCACCAGGATAGTGACGTCGGCTAGAGCGTGGGTGGTCTCGGTCTTTTCCCAGGTTCCGAACAAGTCGCCCTTGAGCTCCCGGACCCGATCCCCCTCCAGGATGCCGTAGGCTTCGTGATCGCCCAGGCTGAAGCGAAGATATCGAGTCCCTCCATCCTGTCGCGCCCCGGCCTGGCAGGACTGCGCAAGCCCCATGCCGGCCAGCAACAGGAAAACCGCCATCCGCTGCCAAATCATACCGACCCCCGTTAATTCGCAGAATTCATGAAAGGGGCGCCAGCATATCCCGACGCCTCCGGCGCTGTCAACGTGGGCGGGGGGTGCCGGACTAGCCGGAGGGTTTCAGGGCGCGGTTGCTGCCCGTGGCGCTTTCGCCCCCGTCGGCAAAGAGGCAGGCGCCGGTGACGAAGGAGGCCTCGTCGGAAGCCAGGAACAAGGCGCAGGCAGCGATCTCCCGCGGCTCGGCCGGCCGTTTGAGCATGGTGGGCCGCCCGAATTCTTCCCTGAACGCCTCCAGAGTCTTGCCGGCCTCGGCGGCGCGCCGACGGTGAAAGGGGGTCATGGTGGGCCCCGGGC
Protein-coding sequences here:
- a CDS encoding fumarylacetoacetate hydrolase family protein; this encodes MIWQRMAVFLLLAGMGLAQSCQAGARQDGGTRYLRFSLGDHEAYGILEGDRVRELKGDLFGTWEKTETTHALADVTILVPSRNPSKVLALAGNYKSHLDEDAEPSPHPQPFIKLPSSLLRQGGEIVQPSDTDPVHYEAEVVVVIGKRARNVSEEAALDHVLGITCGNDISARTWQRGDVQWWRAKGADTFSPTGPYILSGVDYSRLKMVLKLNGEVRQQAGISDMIHGISETVSFISRYVTLEPGDLIFTGTPGTTKGMQPGDVVTVEIDGVGVLKNRVVAAKP
- a CDS encoding exo-alpha-sialidase; the protein is MKTARDFAESANPVRTGLGTCLAIVLTAAACSGPAPAELEVTASQRVHPVLIRNEHNSLMRLAVEAREPGLSVRSFTFRLSGTDDPKDIESLELFYSGDGKDLQAGDRFGDPAGPGPELVFEGDRELPPGKHVFWLSVRLQPDADLGHRVDAVCTAVETSAGTVKPGDETPEVSKRIGVALRKHMEEGVHTYRIPALATTPKGTLLCVYDLRRRKSRDLQEDIDVGLSRSTDGGRTWGTQRVIMDMGEWGGRPQEENGIGDPGILVDPKTGEIFVWAVWMWGKLGKHQWVEDGSEPGFDIAKSAQIMRVRSRDDGLSWTEPRNLTRKLKQPEWWLFAPAPNQGIALSDGTLVMPTQGRDRTGYPFANITYSRDHGATWTVSNHAFSGGNESQAVQLGDGSIMLNMRNDRREPYRAVYVTRDLGKTWEPHPTNRKALVEPNCNGSLYRFDYREEGESKILLLFANPNSKEGRHHHTLKLSFDQGMTWPEEHQILLDEGRGRGYPSISRVDDRHIGIVYEGSQADLTFEKLSLEELLKR